Proteins co-encoded in one Papaver somniferum cultivar HN1 chromosome 5, ASM357369v1, whole genome shotgun sequence genomic window:
- the LOC113282546 gene encoding putative 3,4-dihydroxy-2-butanone kinase, producing the protein MAFQGKKLINDPNDVVIEFIEGLIETYPNLQYLDGFPQIKVVVRADVSSSTYDKVAVISGGGSGHEPAHAGFVGEGMLTAAICGDVFASPPVDSILAGIRAVTGVKGCLLIVKNYTGDRLNFGLAAEQAKSEGCKVEMVIVGDDCALPPPRGIAGRRGLAGTILVHKVAGAAAAAGKDLADVTAEAKNASESVGTMGVALSVCTLPGQVTSDRLGSGKMELGLGIHGEPGAAVVDLQPVDIVISHVLNQILSTETQYVPITRGGRVVLLINGLGATPLMELMIAAGKAVPQLQLEHGLAVDKVYTGSFMTSLDMAGFSISIMKADESILKRLDAPTRAPSWPVGADGVRPPAKIPLPVPPCHARKKDEEPSRPQQLNVHGIILEAGIEAAANAIIDLKDSLNEWDGKVGDGDCGSTMFRGAVAILEDMKSYYPLNDAAETVNEIASSIRRVMGGTSGIIYDIFCKAAYAKLKENSESVVSPKQWAAALEASIAAVSKYGGASAGYRTMLDALIPASTVLHERLVAGDDPPTAFLLSSEAASSGAESTKDMQAQAGRSSYISQEILSTVPDPGAMAVAAWYRAAALAVKDKCQ; encoded by the exons ATGGCGTTTCAAGGAAAGAAACTAATCAACGATCCAAATG atGTTGTGATTGAGTTCATCGAAGGTTTAATTGAAACTTATCCGAACTTACAGTACTTGGATGGTTTCCCTCag ATTAAAGTTGTTGTGCGCGCTGATGTTTCAAGTTCAACCTATGACAAAGTGGCAGTAATCTCAG GTGGTGGTAGTGGGCATGAACCTGCTCATGCTGGATTTGTTGGGGAAGGAATGTTGACAGCAGCTATTTGCGGGGATGTTTTCGCCTCTCCGCCAGTGGACTCCATCCTAGCT GGCATCCGAGCTGTAACTGGTGTTAAGGGATGCCTTCTCATTGTCAAG AATTATACTGGTGATCGGTTAAACTTCGGTTTGGCGGCTGAGCAAGCTAAATCTGAAGGTTGTAAAGTAGAG ATGGTTATTGTTGGAGATGATTGTGCTCTCCCACCACCTCGTGGCATAGCTGGACGAAGAGGTTTAGCTGGGACTATTCTTGTTCACAAAGTTGCCGGGGCAGCTGCAGCTGCTGGTAAAGATCTTGCTGATGTCACTGCTGAAGCAAAAAATGCTTCTGAATCGGTTGGTACAATGGGAGTTGCTTTGTCAGTTTGCACATTGCCTGGACAGGTCACATCAGATCGTCTGGGCTCAGGGAAAATGGAGCTTGGTCTTGGAATT CATGGAGAGCCTGGTGCTGCGGTGGTAGACCTTCAACCTGTGGATATAGTGATTTCTCATGTTCTCAACCAAATATTGTCAACG GAAACTCAATATGTGCCAATTACAAGAGGGGGTAGAGTCGTGCTCTTGATTAATGG ATTAGGTGCCACCCCATTAATGGAACTGATGATAGCTGCTGGAAAGGCAGTTCCACAACTGCAATTGGAACATGGACTGGCTGTTGACAAAGTGTATACAGGATCATTCATGACTTCTCTTGACATGGCGG GGTTTTCGATATCCATCATGAAGGCGGATGAATCCATATTGAAGCGATTGGATGCTCCAACTAGGGCTCCTTCATGGCCAGTTGGTGCTGATG GAGTTCGCCCACCTGCTAAGATTCCTCTTCCAGTTCCACCATGTCATGCAAGAAAGAAAGATGAG GAACCCAGTCGTCCACAGCAACTGAACGTGCATGGCATTATACTTGAGGCTGGTATTGAAGCTGCGGCTAATGCGATTATTGATCTCAAAGATAGTTTGAATGAATGGGATGGCAAAGTGGGTGACGGTGATTGTGGATCAACC ATGTTTAGAGGTGCAGTGGCTATTCTTGAGGACATGAAGAGCTA CTATCCTCTGAATGATGCAGCAGAGACAGTAAATGAAATTGCATCATCCATCCGAAGGGTTATGGGAGGGACAAGTGGAATCAT ATATGACATATTCTGTAAGGCGGCATATGCGAAGTTAAAGGAAAATAGTGAATCAGTGGTTTCACCCAAACAAT GGGCTGCTGCACTTGAAGCATCAATTGCGGCTGTTAGCAAGTATGGAGGAGCAAGTGCAGGATATCGCACAATGTTAGATGCGCTTATTCCCGCATCGACTGTTCTTCACGAG AGGTTGGTTGCTGGTGATGATCCTCCTACTGCTTTTCTTCTATCGTCTGAAGCAGCATCCAGTGGTGCTGAATCAACCAAAGACAtgcaagcacag GCGGGTCGTTCCTCATATATATCGCAGGAGATCCTTTCAACTGTTCCTGACCCAGGTGCCATGGCAGTAGCAGCATGGTACAGAGCTGCAGCACTAGCTGTGAAGGACAAGTGCCAATAG
- the LOC113282547 gene encoding cyclin-J18-like isoform X3, translated as MNAGLRRSAVEFLIVSSLQLGVTPVVKYTALSIFVERFLPSIKNNNRSLRKKHGDNWLLQPLRQCNLQLLALVSVWVSSKIHDTRPLSVQSLKSLGDVAIKEQHYTTRDFLEAEVVLLQHLQVLDFEIGASNVAYVFLEDFLIRLRKLARVGDLVKLEACMDIMDVLYETEETSVLYNSPDFLAAAILVASYVITVPKQEHEFPLLSWADIPSFIKRARTIYPDLSTKWAKL; from the exons ATGAACGCCGGATTGCGTCGTTCAGCTGTTGAGTTCCTCATCGTCTCATCTCTG CAACTTGGCGTTACTCCAGTTGTGAAATACACCGCTTTATCAATCTTTGTTGAACGCTTTTTACCATCTATCAAAAATAATAACAG GTCTTTACGGAAGAAGCATGGCGATAACTGGCTTTTGCAGCCTTTGAGACAATGCAACTTGCAATTACTTGCTCTCGTTTCAGTTTGGGTGTCGAGTAAA ATACATGATACTAGGCCTCTTTCTGTACAAAGTTTGAAGTCTTTGGGAGATGTAGCTATAAAGGAACAACACTATACTACACGAGATTTCCTTGAAGCA GAGGTGGTTTTATTGCAG CATCTCCAGGTGCTTGATTTCGAGATTGGTGCATCGAATGTTGCTTATGTCTTCTTAGAAGACTTTCTAATTCGGTTGAG GAAACTGGCGCGGGTAGGAGATCTTGTAAAACTCGAAGCATGTATGGACATAATGGATGTTCTATATGAAACAGAAGAGACATCAGTTCTGTATAATTCTCCCGATTTTCTTGCTGCAGCTATTCTG GTCGCCTCATACGTTATAACTGTTCCTAAGCAAGAGCAtgagtttcctcttctttcttggG CAGATATACCATCCTTCATCAAAAGAGCCAGGACAATATACCCAGACCTAAGTACCAAATGGGCGAAACTATGA
- the LOC113282547 gene encoding cyclin-J18-like isoform X4 produces the protein MNAGLRRSAVEFLIVSSLQLGVTPVVKYTALSIFVERFLPSIKNNNRSLRKKHGDNWLLQPLRQCNLQLLALVSVWVSSKIHDTRPLSVQSLKSLGDVAIKEQHYTTRDFLEAEVVLLQHLQVLDFEIGASNVAYVFLEDFLIRLRKLARVGDLVKLEACMDIMDVLYETEETSVLYNSPDFLAAAILVASYVITVPKQEHEFPLLSWDIPSFIKRARTIYPDLSTKWAKL, from the exons ATGAACGCCGGATTGCGTCGTTCAGCTGTTGAGTTCCTCATCGTCTCATCTCTG CAACTTGGCGTTACTCCAGTTGTGAAATACACCGCTTTATCAATCTTTGTTGAACGCTTTTTACCATCTATCAAAAATAATAACAG GTCTTTACGGAAGAAGCATGGCGATAACTGGCTTTTGCAGCCTTTGAGACAATGCAACTTGCAATTACTTGCTCTCGTTTCAGTTTGGGTGTCGAGTAAA ATACATGATACTAGGCCTCTTTCTGTACAAAGTTTGAAGTCTTTGGGAGATGTAGCTATAAAGGAACAACACTATACTACACGAGATTTCCTTGAAGCA GAGGTGGTTTTATTGCAG CATCTCCAGGTGCTTGATTTCGAGATTGGTGCATCGAATGTTGCTTATGTCTTCTTAGAAGACTTTCTAATTCGGTTGAG GAAACTGGCGCGGGTAGGAGATCTTGTAAAACTCGAAGCATGTATGGACATAATGGATGTTCTATATGAAACAGAAGAGACATCAGTTCTGTATAATTCTCCCGATTTTCTTGCTGCAGCTATTCTG GTCGCCTCATACGTTATAACTGTTCCTAAGCAAGAGCAtgagtttcctcttctttcttggG ATATACCATCCTTCATCAAAAGAGCCAGGACAATATACCCAGACCTAAGTACCAAATGGGCGAAACTATGA
- the LOC113282547 gene encoding cyclin-J18-like isoform X1: MNAGLRRSAVEFLIVSSLQLGVTPVVKYTALSIFVERFLPSIKNNNRSLRKKHGDNWLLQPLRQCNLQLLALVSVWVSSKIHDTRPLSVQSLKSLGDVAIKEQHYTTRDFLEAEVVLLQHLQVLDFEIGASNVAYVFLEDFLIRLRKLARVGDLVKLEACMDIMDVLYETEETSVLYNSPDFLAAAILVASYVITVPKQEHEFPLLSWVKFVSSFKEEDTFELVRTILQHVLKQTTQET; encoded by the exons ATGAACGCCGGATTGCGTCGTTCAGCTGTTGAGTTCCTCATCGTCTCATCTCTG CAACTTGGCGTTACTCCAGTTGTGAAATACACCGCTTTATCAATCTTTGTTGAACGCTTTTTACCATCTATCAAAAATAATAACAG GTCTTTACGGAAGAAGCATGGCGATAACTGGCTTTTGCAGCCTTTGAGACAATGCAACTTGCAATTACTTGCTCTCGTTTCAGTTTGGGTGTCGAGTAAA ATACATGATACTAGGCCTCTTTCTGTACAAAGTTTGAAGTCTTTGGGAGATGTAGCTATAAAGGAACAACACTATACTACACGAGATTTCCTTGAAGCA GAGGTGGTTTTATTGCAG CATCTCCAGGTGCTTGATTTCGAGATTGGTGCATCGAATGTTGCTTATGTCTTCTTAGAAGACTTTCTAATTCGGTTGAG GAAACTGGCGCGGGTAGGAGATCTTGTAAAACTCGAAGCATGTATGGACATAATGGATGTTCTATATGAAACAGAAGAGACATCAGTTCTGTATAATTCTCCCGATTTTCTTGCTGCAGCTATTCTG GTCGCCTCATACGTTATAACTGTTCCTAAGCAAGAGCAtgagtttcctcttctttcttggG TGAAGTTTGTAAGCTCTTTCAAAGAAGAAGATACATTCGAACTGGTAAGAACCATTCTCCAACATGTACTGAAGCAGACAACACAGGAGACCTGA
- the LOC113282547 gene encoding cyclin-J18-like isoform X5 produces MNAGLRRSAVEFLIVSSLQLGVTPVVKYTALSIFVERFLPSIKNNNRSLRKKHGDNWLLQPLRQCNLQLLALVSVWVSSKIHDTRPLSVQSLKSLGDVAIKEQHYTTRDFLEAEVVLLQHLQVLDFEIGASNVAYVFLEDFLIRLRKLARVGDLVKLEACMDIMDVLYETEETSVASYVITVPKQEHEFPLLSWVKFVSSFKEEDTFELVRTILQHVLKQTTQET; encoded by the exons ATGAACGCCGGATTGCGTCGTTCAGCTGTTGAGTTCCTCATCGTCTCATCTCTG CAACTTGGCGTTACTCCAGTTGTGAAATACACCGCTTTATCAATCTTTGTTGAACGCTTTTTACCATCTATCAAAAATAATAACAG GTCTTTACGGAAGAAGCATGGCGATAACTGGCTTTTGCAGCCTTTGAGACAATGCAACTTGCAATTACTTGCTCTCGTTTCAGTTTGGGTGTCGAGTAAA ATACATGATACTAGGCCTCTTTCTGTACAAAGTTTGAAGTCTTTGGGAGATGTAGCTATAAAGGAACAACACTATACTACACGAGATTTCCTTGAAGCA GAGGTGGTTTTATTGCAG CATCTCCAGGTGCTTGATTTCGAGATTGGTGCATCGAATGTTGCTTATGTCTTCTTAGAAGACTTTCTAATTCGGTTGAG GAAACTGGCGCGGGTAGGAGATCTTGTAAAACTCGAAGCATGTATGGACATAATGGATGTTCTATATGAAACAGAAGAGACATCA GTCGCCTCATACGTTATAACTGTTCCTAAGCAAGAGCAtgagtttcctcttctttcttggG TGAAGTTTGTAAGCTCTTTCAAAGAAGAAGATACATTCGAACTGGTAAGAACCATTCTCCAACATGTACTGAAGCAGACAACACAGGAGACCTGA
- the LOC113282547 gene encoding cyclin-J18-like isoform X2, giving the protein MNAGLRRSAVEFLIVSSLQLGVTPVVKYTALSIFVERFLPSIKNNNRSLRKKHGDNWLLQPLRQCNLQLLALVSVWVSSKIHDTRPLSVQSLKSLGDVAIKEQHYTTRDFLEAEVVLLQVLDFEIGASNVAYVFLEDFLIRLRKLARVGDLVKLEACMDIMDVLYETEETSVLYNSPDFLAAAILVASYVITVPKQEHEFPLLSWVKFVSSFKEEDTFELVRTILQHVLKQTTQET; this is encoded by the exons ATGAACGCCGGATTGCGTCGTTCAGCTGTTGAGTTCCTCATCGTCTCATCTCTG CAACTTGGCGTTACTCCAGTTGTGAAATACACCGCTTTATCAATCTTTGTTGAACGCTTTTTACCATCTATCAAAAATAATAACAG GTCTTTACGGAAGAAGCATGGCGATAACTGGCTTTTGCAGCCTTTGAGACAATGCAACTTGCAATTACTTGCTCTCGTTTCAGTTTGGGTGTCGAGTAAA ATACATGATACTAGGCCTCTTTCTGTACAAAGTTTGAAGTCTTTGGGAGATGTAGCTATAAAGGAACAACACTATACTACACGAGATTTCCTTGAAGCA GAGGTGGTTTTATTGCAG GTGCTTGATTTCGAGATTGGTGCATCGAATGTTGCTTATGTCTTCTTAGAAGACTTTCTAATTCGGTTGAG GAAACTGGCGCGGGTAGGAGATCTTGTAAAACTCGAAGCATGTATGGACATAATGGATGTTCTATATGAAACAGAAGAGACATCAGTTCTGTATAATTCTCCCGATTTTCTTGCTGCAGCTATTCTG GTCGCCTCATACGTTATAACTGTTCCTAAGCAAGAGCAtgagtttcctcttctttcttggG TGAAGTTTGTAAGCTCTTTCAAAGAAGAAGATACATTCGAACTGGTAAGAACCATTCTCCAACATGTACTGAAGCAGACAACACAGGAGACCTGA
- the LOC113282547 gene encoding cyclin-J18-like isoform X6 — protein sequence MNAGLRRSAVEFLIVSSLQLGVTPVVKYTALSIFVERFLPSIKNNNRSLRKKHGDNWLLQPLRQCNLQLLALVSVWVSSKIHDTRPLSVQSLKSLGDVAIKEQHYTTRDFLEAEVVLLQHLQVLDFEIGASNVAYVFLEDFLIRLRKLARVGDLVKLEACMDIMDVLYETEETSVASYVITVPKQEHEFPLLSWDIPSFIKRARTIYPDLSTKWAKL from the exons ATGAACGCCGGATTGCGTCGTTCAGCTGTTGAGTTCCTCATCGTCTCATCTCTG CAACTTGGCGTTACTCCAGTTGTGAAATACACCGCTTTATCAATCTTTGTTGAACGCTTTTTACCATCTATCAAAAATAATAACAG GTCTTTACGGAAGAAGCATGGCGATAACTGGCTTTTGCAGCCTTTGAGACAATGCAACTTGCAATTACTTGCTCTCGTTTCAGTTTGGGTGTCGAGTAAA ATACATGATACTAGGCCTCTTTCTGTACAAAGTTTGAAGTCTTTGGGAGATGTAGCTATAAAGGAACAACACTATACTACACGAGATTTCCTTGAAGCA GAGGTGGTTTTATTGCAG CATCTCCAGGTGCTTGATTTCGAGATTGGTGCATCGAATGTTGCTTATGTCTTCTTAGAAGACTTTCTAATTCGGTTGAG GAAACTGGCGCGGGTAGGAGATCTTGTAAAACTCGAAGCATGTATGGACATAATGGATGTTCTATATGAAACAGAAGAGACATCA GTCGCCTCATACGTTATAACTGTTCCTAAGCAAGAGCAtgagtttcctcttctttcttggG ATATACCATCCTTCATCAAAAGAGCCAGGACAATATACCCAGACCTAAGTACCAAATGGGCGAAACTATGA
- the LOC113282549 gene encoding NF-X1-type zinc finger protein NFXL1-like, producing MSFQVRNDNRREGSRIPVRNSNNNRQTWIPRGGAVIGSGGGGGGAGGSGSSAILETPPPPPSSSYFNNSIPNGGRYGGNFNNNYNGNPTGGGGYGGSGSSYYNVNNSVPSGGGYGGGGGGNSYHNESRSRGNFTHQHHQRSNVSRPVNNPRKEKVEKPAQVSKSLNSNLPQLVQEIQDKLTKGTVECMICYDMVRRSAPIWSCSSCYSIFHMNCIKKWARAPTSVDLSAEKNQGLNWRCPGCQSVQLLTSKEIRYLCFCGKRPDPPSDLYLTPHSCGEHCGKPLEKQLQNGDDEDRCPHACVLQCHPGPCPPCKAFAPARKCPCGKKMITTRCSDRKSVLTCGQLCHKVLECGRHHCNKICHTGPCESCEVPMDASCFCKKKKEVVLCGEMSVKGELIGGGGVFSCNSICSKTLVCGNHTCGEVCHPGQCGECELMPGNIKSCPCGKTLLQKERVSCLSPIPTCSNTCDKTLPCQIHRCKETCHVGVCSPCVVTVNQKCRCGSSSRFAECYKKEKDTFTCEKSCGRKKNCGRHRCSERCCPLSNSNTRYSGDWDPHLCSMICGKKLRCGQHSCESLCHSGHCPPCLETIFTDLTCACGKTSIPPPQPCGTPAPSCQQLCSVPQPCGHASTHGCHFGDCPPCSFPVAKECIGGHVILRNIPCGSKEIRCNQLCGKTRQCGMHACSRTCHPPPCDTSCTSTSGSRSTCGQVCGAPRRDCKHTCTSSCHPSSPCPERRCEFPVTITCLCGRISATVPCDAGGNTGGFASDTVFEAQLIHKLPVPLKPVEANGNKVPLGQRKLVCDDECVKMERQRKLADAFKVPLLNLEALHLGDQSVISEQLQDLFRREPKWVLSIEERCKFLVLGKGKGNTSNGLRVHVFCAMVKEKRDAVRQIAGRWKLSVHSAGWEPKRFLIVHVTTKSKAPARILGVKGSSVPLTASNPPAFDPLVDMDQRLVVALLDLPRESNVNALVLRFGGECELVWLDEFNALAIFSDPGRAATALRRLDHGSAYHGAAVVIAPTVTNVWGTSKEVGSAGAPKANSWKKAVVQEASWGEDSWGVDQNWINNPADVQNAVWRGMETPITASINRYDVLDQDSVSKSSAVLSSGGVERRPGNYQIGSSSTSTEPKQEAMAGDKSDKEVVAEVVDDWEEACE from the coding sequence ATGAGCTTTCAAGTACGTAATGATAATCGAAGAGAGGGATCGAGAATTCCTGTTcgtaatagtaataataatcgtCAAACATGGATTCCTAGAGGTGGAGCTGTAATTggtagtggtggcggtggtggtggtgcaggAGGATCTGGTAGTAGTGCTATACTGGAAACTCCACCGCCGCCACCATCATCATCGTATTTTAATAATTCGATTCCAAATGGGGGAAGATACGGTGGGAAttttaataataattataatggcAATCCGACTGGTGGAGGAGGATATGGTGGTAGTGGGAGTTCTTATTACAATGTTAATAACTCAGTTCCAAGTGGGGGAGgatatggtggtggtgggggtGGGAATTCTTATCACAATGAAAGTCGGTCTAGAGGAAATTTcactcatcaacatcatcaaagaAGTAATGTGTCAAGACCAGTTAATAATCCTAGGAAAGAGAAGGTTGAGAAACCAGCTCAGGTGTCAAAAAGTTTGAATTCTAATCTTCCTCAGCTTGTTCAAGAAATTCAAGACAAACTTACTAAAGGGACAGTTGAGTGTATGATTTGTTATGATATGGTTAGAAGGTCTGCTCCAATTTGGTCTTGTTCTAGTTGTTACTCCATTTTTCATATGAATTGTATTAAGAAGTGGGCGAGAGCTCCTACTTCTGTTGATTTATCAGCTGAGAAGAACCAAGGGTTGAATTGGAGGTGCCCGGGTTGTCAGTCTGTACAACTTCTTACTTCCAAGGAAATTCGATATCTCTGTTTCTGTGGAAAGAGACCAGACCCTCCTTCTGATTTGTATCTCACACCGCATTCATGTGGTGAACACTGTGGAAAGCCGCTGGAGAAGCAGCTGCAGAATGGGGATGATGAAGATCGCTGTCCACATGCTTGTGTTTTGCAATGTCACCCAGGTCCTTGTCCTCCTTGTAAGGCATTTGCTCCTGCTCGAAAATGCCCTTGTGGGAAAAAAATGATTACAACTAGGTGCTCTGATCGGAAATCTGTGCTTACTTGCGGTCAGCTTTGCCATAAGGTTCTTGAGTGCGGGCGTCATCACTGCAACAAAATTTGCCATACAGGACCTTGTGAAAGTTGTGAGGTTCCAATGGATGCTTCTTGTTTCTGCAAGAAGAAAAAGGAGGTTGTCCTCTGTGGAGAAATGTCCGTGAAAGGTGAGCTGATTGGTGGAGGTGGTGTTTTCTCGTGTAACTCAATTTGTTCGAAAACCCTTGTTTGCGGTAATCATACTTGTGGAGAGGTCTGTCATCCAGGGCAATGCGGAGAATGTGAACTAATGCCAGGAAACATCAAGAGCTGTCCCTGCGGGAAAACACTATTGCAGAAGGAAAGGGTGAGTTGTTTGAGTCCGATTCCAACTTGCTCTAACACCTGTGACAAGACCCTACCCTGTCAGATTCACAGATGTAAGGAGACGTGTCATGTTGGAGTTTGTTCACCTTGTGTGGTTACTGTTAACCAAAAATGTCGATGTGGGTCTTCTTCACGTTTCGCTGAATGCTACAAAAAGGAGAAGGATACATTTACCTGTGAGAAGTCTTGTGGGAGGAAGAAGAACTGTGGAAGGCATAGATGCAGTGAGAGGTGTTGCCCACTTTCGAATTCTAACACCAGATACTCTGGTGATTGGGATCCACATTTGTGCTCAATGATTTGCGGGAAAAAGCTAAGATGTGGGCAGCATTCTTGTGAATCTCTTTGTCATAGCGGTCATTGTCCACCATGTCTCGAGACAATCTTCACTGATCTGACCTGTGCATGTGGTAAGACTTCGATCCCACCCCCGCAGCCTTGTGGAACACCGGCTCCATCATGTCAGCAGCTTTGTTCGGTTCCTCAGCCTTGCGGCCATGCCTCCACTCATGGCTGCCATTTTGGGGATTGCCCACCTTGTTCATTTCCCGTGGCAAAGGAATGCATTGGCGGACACGTTATTCTTCGAAATATTCCTTGTGGCTCGAAAGAAATTCGTTGCAATCAACTTTGTGGAAAAACTCGACAATGTGGAATGCATGCTTGCAGTAGAACATGTCACCCGCCTCCATGTGATACTTCCTGCACGTCTACTTCTGGTTCAAGATCAACTTGTGGCCAGGTTTGTGGTGCTCCGAGGAGAGATTGCAAGCATACATGTACCTCTTCATGTCACCCTTCATCTCCTTGTCCTGAACGTAGATGTGAGTTTCCAGTGACGATCACATGTTTGTGTGGTCGGATTAGTGCTACGGTTCCTTGTGATGCTGGTGGTAACACTGGTGGGTTTGCCAGCGATACAGTATTTGAGGCTCAGCTAATTCACAAGTTACCAGTTCCGCTGAAGCCTGTGGAAGCAAACGGCAACAAAGTTCCTCTTGGACAAAGAAAGCTAGTGTGTGATGATGAATGTGTAAAGATGGAGCGACAGAGGAAACTTGCTGATGCTTTTAAAGTTCCTCTCCTGAATTTGGAAGCCCTTCATCTAGGTGACCAGTCTGTCATCTCTGAGCAGCTTCAAGACTTATTTAGGCGAGAACCCAAGTGGGTTTTGTCTATAGAGGAGCGATGCAAGTTTTTGGTGCTTGGCAAGGGTAAAGGGAATACCTCAAATGGTCTCAGGGTTCATGTTTTCTGTGCAATGGTCAAGGAAAAGAGAGATGCAGTAAGGCAAATTGCAGGGAGATGGAAGCTATCAGTCCATTCAGCAGGGTGGGAGCCTAAACGTTTTCTGATTGTTCACGTGACCACAAAATCCAAAGCCCCTGCCCGAATACTTGGTGTTAAGGGTTCGTCTGTACCTCTCACCGCCTCAAATCCACCTGCTTTTGATCCTTTGGTAGATATGGATCAAAGGCTTGTTGTGGCTCTTTTAGATTTACCCAGGGAATCTAACGTGAATGCGTTGGTCCTGAGATTTGGTGGTGAATGCGAATTGGTCTGGTTGGATGAGTTTAACGCATTGGCAATATTTAGTGATCCAGGTCGTGCAGCTACTGCTCTGCGAAGATTAGATCATGGGTCTGCGTACCATGGTGCTGCTGTAGTTATTGCACCAACAGTAACTAATGTGTGGGGAACTTCCAAGGAGGTAGGATCTGCAGGGGCTCCAAAGGCCAACTCATGGAAGAAAGCAGTTGTGCAGGAAGCCTCGTGGGGAGAAGATTCGTGGGGTGTTGATCAGAATTGGATCAACAATCCAGCGGATGTCCAGAACGCGGTTTGGAGAGGAATGGAAACTCCAATTACGGCATCGATAAACCGGTATGACGTTCTTGACCAAGATTCTGTCTCAAAATCATCTGCAGTATTATCATCTGGTGGAGTTGAGAGAAGACCTGGTAATTATCAGATAGGAAGTTCTTCTACCTCTACAGAACCGAAGCAGGAAGCAATGGCAGGAGATAAGAGTGATAAAGAAGTGGTTGCTGAAGTAGTTGATGACTGGGAGGAAGCTTGTGAATGA
- the LOC113282550 gene encoding uncharacterized protein LOC113282550 — MADTEVLRLSGDMVDETIVVEPNGIHPTTSTKFRAMIMMNVNTHMTKVIHAANAAGVLVGKTRRINMESTIRHFGPVVEPVILPIRNPQELVDLFMQHGH, encoded by the exons ATGGCTGATACTG AGGTTTTAAGACTTTCTGGAGATATGGTTGATGAAACGATTGTTGTCGAACCAAATGGAATTCATCCTACAACTTCAACAAAGTTTAGAGCTATGATAATGATGAATGTTAACACTCATATGACTAAAGTTATTCATGCTGCTAATGCTGCGGGTGTTCTCGTTGG GAAGACAAGGCGTATAAATATGGAAAGCACTATAAGACATTTTGGCCCTGTTGTTGAACCAGTGATCTTACCAATCCGAAATCCACAAGAGCTTGTTGATTTGTTTATGCAGCATGGTCATTAG